A genomic region of Pseudomonadota bacterium contains the following coding sequences:
- a CDS encoding SDR family NAD(P)-dependent oxidoreductase, which produces MRGRLEGKVALISGAGSCGPGWGNGRATATLFAREGAKVFAVDLNQEAVEETAKTIQDEGNECITYCCDVTNAESVNEMVTSCVDRFGRVDVLQNNVGGSAAGGAMDMEEEVWDKQMDHNLKHVFLVTKAVLPIMVKNKTGSIINMSSTSGLTYGGAFQIAYCTTKAAIRRFSEAVAIEFAGRGVRCNTIIPGQLHTPMVETRLANQRTGGDIKKLIATRNARIPLGQMGDGFDVAYAAVYLGSDESKFVTGSEIKLDGAMTLKCTNLPDDYPTD; this is translated from the coding sequence ATGCGTGGCCGACTGGAAGGAAAGGTAGCTTTAATATCTGGTGCTGGATCATGCGGCCCCGGTTGGGGTAACGGGCGAGCTACCGCTACTCTGTTTGCTCGAGAGGGAGCAAAAGTATTTGCTGTCGATCTTAATCAGGAAGCTGTTGAGGAAACTGCCAAAACGATTCAAGACGAAGGTAACGAATGCATTACTTATTGTTGTGACGTGACAAATGCCGAATCGGTCAATGAGATGGTTACATCATGCGTCGACCGTTTTGGTCGTGTAGATGTGCTTCAAAATAATGTTGGTGGATCGGCCGCGGGCGGAGCAATGGACATGGAGGAAGAGGTTTGGGACAAACAAATGGATCATAACCTTAAGCATGTCTTCCTGGTTACAAAAGCAGTTCTTCCAATAATGGTTAAAAATAAAACCGGATCAATAATAAACATGTCGTCAACTTCTGGGCTTACCTATGGCGGTGCTTTCCAAATTGCATATTGCACTACCAAAGCTGCAATCAGGCGTTTTAGCGAAGCGGTGGCAATTGAATTTGCGGGTCGTGGAGTTCGATGCAATACAATAATTCCAGGCCAGCTACACACCCCGATGGTTGAAACACGGCTTGCCAATCAACGAACTGGCGGGGATATTAAAAAATTAATCGCAACACGAAATGCGCGTATCCCTCTTGGTCAGATGGGCGACGGTTTTGACGTTGCATATGCCGCAGTCTACCTTGGATCAGATGAGTCTAAATTTGTCACGGGAAGTGAGATTAAGCTTGATGGCGCAATGACATTAAAATGCACCAACCTGCCGGATGACTACCCCACTGATTAA
- a CDS encoding inorganic phosphate transporter, producing MDASVLIFLSSGLFLGWALGANDAANVFGTAVGTRMVKFSTAAIICSIFVIIGAVWSGAGAASTLGKLGAVNALPGAFMAAFSAALSVYLMTKAGLPVSTSQAIVGGIIGWNLFSGTLTDFTTLTKIISTWVLCPLLAAIFGAAIFIVTVKAMRFAKVHLIRVDAYTRLGLLIAGAFGSYSLGANNIANVMGVFIPASPFDAISIGGFFTLSSMQQLFLIGAIAIAVGVFTYSKRVMMTVGNDLLPLSPVGAWVAVISHSIVLFLFASEGLKYALESSGLPSIPLVPVSSSQAVVGAVLGIALVQGGQGFRWEVFGSISMGWMATPVIACAICFVGLFFLQNVFNQQVFRDVPYFLSNDALDRLAKAGVSQSALGPIRGERYDNAVALDQALMKIGKYSARDREKIMDFSRRTPILIDKKFFAKLNRGLVSPERLEAVHQLNGRFYPHEWMLKDDLAKRSRSWRKKQNERYNQILKQDLQFIIKLFRAK from the coding sequence GTGGACGCCAGTGTTCTCATTTTTTTAAGTAGTGGCCTATTTTTAGGTTGGGCATTGGGTGCCAACGATGCAGCCAATGTATTTGGTACGGCTGTGGGGACTAGGATGGTGAAATTTTCCACGGCAGCCATCATCTGTTCAATTTTTGTTATTATAGGAGCTGTTTGGAGTGGTGCCGGTGCCGCTAGTACCCTTGGTAAACTGGGTGCAGTAAATGCATTGCCTGGCGCCTTCATGGCTGCTTTTTCTGCCGCGTTATCAGTTTATCTGATGACAAAAGCAGGTCTGCCGGTTTCTACTAGTCAAGCGATTGTCGGAGGTATCATAGGTTGGAACTTATTTAGTGGCACGCTCACTGACTTTACTACGCTGACAAAAATAATAAGCACATGGGTTCTTTGTCCACTACTTGCTGCTATTTTTGGAGCAGCAATATTTATAGTTACAGTCAAGGCAATGAGATTTGCCAAGGTACATTTGATAAGGGTCGACGCCTATACCCGCTTAGGGTTACTAATAGCTGGGGCATTTGGATCATATAGTTTAGGGGCAAATAACATTGCCAATGTTATGGGTGTCTTCATCCCTGCATCACCATTTGATGCTATATCTATTGGTGGCTTTTTTACTTTGTCCTCGATGCAGCAGTTATTTTTAATAGGTGCTATCGCTATAGCGGTTGGCGTTTTTACATATTCAAAGCGGGTAATGATGACCGTTGGGAACGACTTACTGCCTCTTTCACCTGTGGGTGCCTGGGTTGCTGTGATCTCGCATTCTATTGTTCTTTTTTTATTCGCTTCGGAAGGACTGAAGTATGCATTAGAAAGCAGTGGGCTGCCGTCTATACCATTGGTGCCCGTTTCGAGTTCACAGGCTGTTGTTGGAGCGGTTTTAGGCATCGCTCTTGTTCAAGGTGGACAGGGATTTAGGTGGGAAGTTTTCGGTTCGATAAGTATGGGCTGGATGGCGACGCCGGTAATCGCGTGTGCAATTTGTTTTGTAGGTCTTTTCTTTTTGCAGAATGTTTTTAATCAACAAGTCTTTCGTGATGTACCCTATTTTCTTAGTAACGATGCTCTTGATCGACTTGCAAAGGCAGGAGTGTCCCAATCGGCGCTAGGGCCAATCAGAGGCGAGCGATATGATAATGCGGTAGCGTTGGACCAAGCCTTGATGAAGATCGGGAAATACAGTGCGCGGGATCGAGAGAAAATAATGGACTTTTCTCGACGCACCCCAATTTTGATTGATAAGAAATTTTTTGCAAAGCTTAACCGTGGACTAGTTAGCCCGGAACGTTTAGAAGCGGTTCATCAACTCAATGGTCGTTTTTACCCCCATGAGTGGATGTTGAAAGATGATCTCGCAAAACGCTCGAGATCATGGAGAAAGAAGCAAAACGAACGGTACAATCAAATATTGAAACAAGATCTGCAATTTATCATTAAATTATTTCGTGCAAAGTAG